The Halalkalibacter krulwichiae genome has a segment encoding these proteins:
- a CDS encoding CTP synthase yields the protein MATTKYIFVTGGVVSSLGKGITAASLGRLLKNRGLKVTIQKFDPYINVDPGTMSPYQHGEVFVTDDGAETDLDLGHYERFIDINLSQNSNVTTGRVYSTVLKKERRGDYLGGTVQVIPHVTNEIKERVFRAGRETGADVVITEIGGTVGDIESLPFLEAIRQIKSDVGFDNVMYVHCTLIPYLKAAGEMKSKPTQHSVKELRSLGIQPNVIVVRTEMPVPQDMKEKIALFCDIDKNAVIEARDADTLYQVPLDLQAQKFDQIVCNHLKLECKEADMTEWTALVNKVQNLSEKVKIALVGKYVALQDAYLSVAEALRHAGYAYDSDIEIEWVDAEKVTDENVAELVGSADGILVPGGFGDRGVEGKISAIRYARENKVPFLGICLGMQLASIEYARNVLGLEGAHSAELNPETPYPIIDLLPEQKDVEDMGGTLRLGLFPAKLVEGTVAHATYSEQVVYERHRHRYEFNNEYREQMEQAGFVFSGTSPDGRLVEIVEIKDHPYFIASQFHPEFRSRPTRPQPLFREFVGASLKK from the coding sequence ATGGCGACAACTAAGTATATTTTTGTAACCGGTGGCGTTGTGTCATCACTTGGAAAAGGAATTACGGCAGCATCATTAGGAAGATTATTAAAAAACCGTGGATTGAAAGTAACGATCCAGAAGTTTGATCCGTATATTAACGTGGACCCAGGAACGATGAGCCCTTACCAACATGGTGAAGTGTTTGTAACAGATGATGGCGCAGAAACAGACTTAGACTTAGGTCACTATGAGCGTTTTATCGATATTAATTTAAGCCAAAATAGTAACGTGACAACAGGAAGAGTGTATTCAACAGTCTTAAAGAAAGAACGTCGCGGTGATTATTTAGGTGGAACGGTTCAAGTCATTCCTCACGTAACAAATGAAATTAAAGAGCGTGTATTCAGAGCTGGTCGTGAAACAGGAGCAGATGTTGTCATTACGGAAATTGGTGGAACAGTAGGAGACATTGAAAGTTTGCCGTTCCTTGAGGCGATTCGTCAAATTAAGAGTGATGTAGGCTTTGATAATGTTATGTACGTTCACTGTACGTTAATTCCTTACTTAAAGGCTGCTGGTGAAATGAAGTCAAAACCAACTCAGCACAGTGTAAAAGAATTACGTAGCCTTGGTATTCAGCCTAACGTGATCGTAGTTCGTACAGAAATGCCTGTACCTCAAGATATGAAAGAAAAGATTGCCTTGTTCTGTGACATTGACAAAAATGCTGTTATTGAAGCTCGTGATGCGGATACTCTTTATCAAGTACCGCTTGATCTTCAAGCACAAAAATTCGATCAAATTGTTTGCAATCACTTAAAGCTTGAGTGTAAAGAAGCAGATATGACAGAATGGACGGCTCTTGTTAATAAAGTTCAAAACTTATCTGAAAAAGTAAAAATTGCATTAGTTGGTAAATATGTTGCTCTTCAAGATGCTTATCTTTCCGTTGCAGAAGCATTGCGTCATGCTGGATATGCATACGATTCTGACATTGAAATTGAGTGGGTTGATGCAGAGAAAGTAACAGATGAGAATGTAGCTGAGTTAGTTGGTTCAGCTGATGGGATTTTAGTACCAGGAGGCTTTGGTGATCGTGGCGTCGAAGGAAAGATTTCTGCGATTCGCTATGCGCGTGAAAACAAAGTTCCATTCTTAGGTATTTGTTTAGGAATGCAGTTAGCATCGATTGAGTATGCACGAAATGTTTTAGGTTTAGAAGGTGCACACTCAGCAGAATTAAATCCTGAAACTCCATATCCAATCATCGACTTACTTCCTGAACAAAAAGATGTTGAAGATATGGGAGGTACACTACGCTTAGGTTTATTCCCTGCTAAGCTAGTTGAAGGAACTGTTGCTCATGCAACATATAGCGAGCAAGTTGTATACGAGCGTCACCGTCATCGTTACGAGTTTAACAATGAGTATCGTGAGCAAATGGAACAAGCAGGCTTTGTTTTCTCTGGGACAAGTCCAGATGGAAGATTAGTGGAAATTGTTGAAATTAAGGATCACCCTTATTTCATTGCTTCTCAATTCCACCCAGAATTCCGCTCAAGACCAACGCGCCCACAACCATTATTTAGAGAATTTGTTGGTGCTTCATTGAAAAAATAA
- a CDS encoding class II fructose-bisphosphate aldolase, whose product MPLVSMKDMLNKAKAEGYAVGQFNLNNLEFTQAILQAAEEEKSPVICGVSEGAARYMGGFKTVVAMVKALMDDYNITVPVAIHLDHGSSFEKCVEAIHAGFTSVMIDGSHHPLEENIAITKQVVAVAHALGVSVEAELGRIGGQEDDLVVDEAEAAYAIPAECKELVESTGVDCFAPALGSVHGPYKGEPNLGFDRMKEIDELVGIPLVLHGGTGIPTADIKKAIEFGHAKINVNTENQISSAAAVRETLAAKPNEYDPRKYLGPARDAIKETVKGKMREFGSSNKA is encoded by the coding sequence ATGCCTTTAGTATCAATGAAAGACATGCTTAACAAAGCAAAGGCAGAGGGTTATGCAGTTGGTCAATTCAACTTAAATAACCTTGAGTTCACTCAAGCAATTTTACAAGCAGCTGAGGAAGAGAAATCTCCAGTAATTTGTGGTGTATCTGAAGGTGCAGCTCGTTACATGGGCGGATTTAAAACTGTTGTAGCAATGGTTAAAGCACTAATGGACGATTATAACATCACAGTTCCTGTTGCGATTCACTTAGACCATGGTTCAAGCTTCGAAAAATGTGTGGAAGCGATCCATGCAGGATTTACTTCTGTTATGATCGATGGTTCTCACCACCCGCTTGAAGAAAACATTGCGATCACAAAGCAAGTGGTAGCTGTTGCTCACGCTCTTGGAGTTTCAGTTGAAGCCGAGCTTGGCCGCATTGGTGGACAAGAAGATGATTTAGTTGTTGACGAAGCTGAAGCTGCTTATGCAATTCCAGCTGAGTGTAAAGAGTTAGTTGAATCAACTGGTGTTGACTGCTTTGCTCCAGCACTAGGTTCAGTTCACGGACCTTACAAAGGTGAGCCAAATCTTGGATTTGACCGTATGAAGGAAATCGATGAGCTTGTTGGTATTCCACTTGTACTACACGGTGGAACAGGTATCCCAACTGCTGACATTAAAAAAGCAATCGAATTTGGACATGCTAAGATTAATGTAAACACAGAAAACCAAATTTCATCTGCTGCTGCAGTTCGTGAAACGCTTGCTGCTAAGCCAAACGAATATGATCCTCGTAAATACTTAGGACCAGCTCGTGATGCGATTAAAGAAACAGTAAAAGGCAAAATGCGCGAATTTGGATCTTCAAACAAAGCATAA
- a CDS encoding DUF2529 family protein has translation MQKIFNTQLTGLLQNIDEDRLEDAARLLSQALIGEGHVYIHGKDEMAAVTSEALYGKEKIDKISPLLTEGKVTELDFADRALLISRSTNDEEMMDLARHLSSQGILIVGITAYTEDSTARKWTDSVDVHIDFNLTNSLVPTDTGERVGYPASLLALHTYFYLHLLIVEFLSEYE, from the coding sequence TTGCAAAAAATTTTCAATACACAACTTACAGGATTATTACAAAATATTGATGAAGATCGACTCGAGGATGCGGCTCGCTTATTAAGCCAAGCCTTAATTGGTGAGGGCCACGTATACATACATGGAAAAGATGAAATGGCAGCTGTTACATCAGAGGCTTTATATGGAAAAGAAAAAATAGATAAAATTTCTCCATTATTAACAGAAGGGAAAGTAACAGAGCTCGATTTCGCCGACCGCGCCCTTCTCATTTCTAGATCTACAAACGATGAAGAAATGATGGATCTCGCTCGGCATTTATCCAGCCAAGGCATCTTAATCGTTGGAATTACAGCATATACAGAAGACAGCACCGCTAGGAAATGGACCGATTCGGTTGATGTTCATATTGATTTCAATCTTACAAATAGCCTCGTCCCCACCGATACGGGTGAACGTGTCGGCTATCCCGCATCCCTTCTAGCTCTTCACACTTACTTTTACTTGCACTTGCTTATTGTTGAATTTCTAAGTGAGTATGAGTAA
- a CDS encoding response regulator yields MKKILVVDDQYGIRVLLCEILQKDGYKMFDAANGVQALKIVDQEQPDLVLLDMKIPGMDGLEILKRIKEDNPQVDVIMMTAYGELNLINEAMSLGAITHFAKPFDIDDIREVIKNSLTVS; encoded by the coding sequence TTGAAAAAAATATTAGTAGTAGATGATCAGTACGGTATCCGTGTATTGCTTTGTGAAATCTTGCAAAAAGATGGTTATAAAATGTTTGATGCTGCAAATGGGGTGCAAGCGTTGAAGATTGTCGACCAAGAACAACCAGACCTTGTATTACTTGATATGAAAATTCCAGGAATGGATGGGTTAGAAATTTTAAAACGCATCAAAGAAGATAATCCTCAAGTTGATGTCATTATGATGACGGCGTACGGCGAATTAAATTTAATTAATGAGGCAATGAGCTTAGGAGCGATTACTCATTTTGCGAAGCCTTTTGACATTGATGACATTCGTGAAGTAATAAAAAATAGTTTAACGGTTTCATAA
- the icmF gene encoding fused isobutyryl-CoA mutase/GTPase IcmF, translating into MESATYRSKHPIRFVTASSLFDGHDASINIMRRILQASGAEVIHLGHNRSVDEIVSAAIQEDVQGIAISSYQGGHVEFFKYCYDLLHEKGAGHIRLYGGGGGVITPPEIEELHAYGIARIFSPDDGRKHGLQGMIDQMLAECDFPTVEHLQDELSQLKEKNIRAIARCITLAEQVTEAKQETAVALEDALKKIKQLAADVPVLGITGTGGAGKSSLTDELVRRFLFECKEKTVAILSIDPTKQKTGGALLGDRIRMNAIHHPRVFMRSLATRGSRTEISASIREAISVVKAAGYDLVIVETSGIGQGDAEIAEIADVSMYVMTSEYGAPSQLEKIDMIDFADLIAINKFDRKGSEDALRHVKKQYQRSRNLFVEPLEKMPVYGTIASQFNDLGTNTLFAALINVINEKCHKQWRTNIETSAEVIKQNVIIPPEQTQYLRDIVQTVRQYKKMTDDQVAVARKLFQITGTIETLKEHDSCAGVVLEQLEQTRKLYEQQLHPSCKAILENWSDLKETYSKDQLLTKVRDREIVTELITESLSGLKIPKVALPRFEDWGEILRWSLEENVPGSFPYTAGVFPFKRKGEDPKRQFAGEGTPERTNRRFHYLSKDDEAKRLSTAFDSVTLYGEDPDYRPDIYGKVGESGVSICTLEDMKKLYAGFDLCAPQTSVSMTINGPAPILLAMFMNTAIEQQVEKFAKDQDRNPTQKEFETIKAQTLSTVRGTVQADILKEDQGQNTCIFSTEFALRMMGDIQQYFIDHNVRNYYSVSISGYHIAEAGANPISQLAFTLANGFTYVEYYLSRGMDINKFAPNLSFFFSNGLDPEYTVIGRVARRIWATVMKNKYKANERSQKLKYHIQTSGRSLHAQEIDFNDIRTTLQALMAIYDNCNSLHTNAYDEAITTPTEHSVRRAMAIQMIISKELGLAKNENSLQGSFIIEELTNLVEEAVLQELERINDRGGVLGAMETQYQRSKIQEESMYYEMKKHTGELPIIGVNTYINPAEQEEEFNLELARASKEEKEQQITNLRAFQKQHEPKTAEALTKLQQTAITGGNIFSELMETVKTASLGQITTALYEVGGKYRRNM; encoded by the coding sequence ATGGAATCAGCAACGTATCGTTCGAAACATCCAATTCGGTTTGTCACGGCATCGAGTTTGTTTGATGGACATGATGCATCGATTAATATCATGAGAAGGATTTTACAAGCGAGCGGCGCAGAGGTGATACACCTTGGGCACAATCGCTCTGTCGACGAGATTGTAAGCGCTGCCATACAAGAGGATGTTCAAGGCATTGCGATATCTTCTTATCAGGGCGGACATGTTGAATTTTTTAAATATTGTTATGACCTTCTGCATGAAAAAGGAGCTGGACATATTCGGCTTTATGGGGGAGGAGGTGGCGTCATTACCCCACCAGAAATTGAGGAGCTTCATGCGTATGGCATTGCTCGCATTTTCTCGCCAGACGATGGAAGAAAACATGGTCTTCAAGGCATGATTGATCAAATGCTAGCAGAATGTGACTTTCCGACGGTGGAACATCTCCAAGATGAACTGTCCCAGCTTAAAGAGAAAAACATTCGTGCCATAGCAAGGTGTATTACGCTTGCTGAGCAAGTAACAGAGGCAAAACAGGAGACGGCGGTTGCCCTTGAAGACGCTTTGAAGAAGATTAAGCAACTTGCTGCAGATGTTCCTGTTCTCGGAATTACAGGAACTGGGGGTGCTGGGAAAAGCTCGTTAACAGATGAACTCGTAAGACGATTCCTATTTGAATGTAAAGAAAAAACGGTTGCGATTTTATCAATTGATCCGACTAAACAAAAGACGGGCGGTGCTTTACTTGGTGACCGAATTCGCATGAACGCAATTCATCATCCACGAGTTTTCATGAGAAGCTTAGCTACGCGTGGTTCACGTACCGAAATTTCTGCGAGCATTCGTGAAGCGATTTCGGTGGTGAAAGCAGCCGGTTATGACTTAGTGATCGTTGAAACGAGCGGCATCGGGCAAGGGGACGCGGAAATTGCCGAGATTGCCGATGTGTCGATGTACGTTATGACCAGTGAGTACGGTGCTCCGTCTCAACTTGAAAAAATTGATATGATTGATTTTGCTGATCTGATTGCCATTAATAAATTTGATCGCAAAGGTTCAGAAGATGCTCTTAGACATGTTAAAAAGCAATATCAGCGTAGTCGCAATCTTTTTGTTGAACCTTTAGAGAAAATGCCGGTATACGGAACGATTGCTAGTCAGTTTAATGATCTTGGTACAAATACGTTATTTGCCGCACTAATTAACGTCATTAACGAAAAATGCCATAAACAGTGGAGGACAAATATTGAAACGAGCGCAGAAGTGATCAAACAGAATGTCATTATTCCGCCTGAACAAACACAATATTTAAGAGACATCGTTCAAACCGTACGGCAATATAAAAAAATGACCGATGACCAAGTGGCAGTCGCAAGAAAACTTTTTCAAATTACAGGGACGATCGAAACGCTTAAAGAGCATGACTCTTGTGCAGGCGTTGTACTCGAACAACTTGAGCAAACGAGAAAGCTTTATGAACAGCAGCTGCACCCAAGTTGTAAAGCCATTTTAGAAAACTGGTCCGACCTTAAAGAAACATACAGCAAAGATCAGTTACTAACAAAAGTTCGTGATAGAGAAATTGTGACAGAGCTGATAACGGAAAGTTTATCGGGACTCAAAATACCAAAGGTTGCTTTGCCGAGATTTGAGGATTGGGGCGAAATTCTGAGATGGTCACTTGAAGAAAATGTCCCGGGTTCTTTTCCTTATACAGCGGGGGTGTTTCCGTTTAAACGAAAAGGAGAAGATCCGAAGCGACAATTTGCTGGAGAAGGAACGCCTGAGCGGACGAATCGCCGGTTTCACTATTTATCAAAGGACGATGAAGCGAAGCGTTTAAGTACTGCTTTTGATTCGGTCACTCTATACGGAGAAGACCCCGATTACCGTCCTGATATTTACGGGAAGGTCGGAGAGAGCGGAGTTAGCATTTGTACATTAGAGGATATGAAAAAGCTTTATGCAGGGTTTGACTTATGTGCTCCACAGACATCTGTTTCGATGACGATCAATGGTCCTGCTCCTATTTTATTAGCGATGTTTATGAATACAGCGATTGAGCAACAAGTTGAAAAATTTGCAAAAGACCAAGATCGAAACCCAACACAAAAAGAATTTGAAACGATTAAAGCCCAGACGCTATCCACCGTCCGTGGAACAGTGCAAGCTGATATTTTAAAAGAAGACCAAGGCCAAAACACATGCATATTCTCCACTGAGTTTGCTCTGCGCATGATGGGCGACATTCAGCAATACTTTATCGACCATAATGTTAGAAATTATTACTCCGTTTCTATTTCTGGCTATCATATAGCAGAAGCAGGAGCCAACCCAATTTCTCAATTGGCGTTTACGCTTGCGAATGGCTTTACGTATGTAGAGTACTACTTGAGTCGCGGAATGGATATTAACAAATTTGCACCAAACTTATCGTTCTTCTTCAGCAATGGACTTGACCCGGAGTATACTGTGATTGGGCGTGTTGCACGAAGAATCTGGGCGACGGTGATGAAAAATAAATACAAAGCGAATGAGCGCAGTCAAAAATTGAAATACCATATTCAAACGTCAGGCCGCTCGCTTCATGCTCAAGAAATTGACTTCAACGACATTCGCACAACACTTCAAGCATTAATGGCTATTTATGATAATTGCAATTCCTTGCACACAAATGCGTATGACGAGGCGATTACGACTCCAACTGAGCATTCGGTTAGACGCGCGATGGCCATTCAAATGATTATTTCAAAAGAACTAGGCTTAGCCAAAAATGAAAATTCACTTCAAGGTTCCTTTATCATTGAGGAATTAACAAATCTTGTAGAAGAAGCAGTCTTACAAGAATTAGAGCGAATCAATGACCGCGGCGGCGTCCTCGGAGCTATGGAAACTCAGTACCAACGCAGCAAAATCCAAGAAGAATCAATGTATTATGAAATGAAAAAACATACTGGTGAACTTCCGATTATTGGAGTAAACACCTACATCAACCCGGCTGAACAAGAAGAAGAATTCAACCTTGAATTAGCGCGTGCATCAAAAGAAGAAAAAGAACAACAAATCACCAACCTTCGTGCCTTCCAAAAACAACACGAACCCAAAACCGCCGAAGCCCTAACCAAACTCCAACAAACAGCCATCACAGGCGGCAACATCTTTTCAGAACTCATGGAAACCGTCAAAACCGCTAGCCTAGGCCAAATCACCACCGCACTATACGAAGTAGGAGGGAAGTATAGAAGGAATATGTAA
- the fsa gene encoding fructose-6-phosphate aldolase — MKFFIDTANIEQIKEAKALGILAGVTTNPSLVAKEGVDFHDRLREITSIVTEESVSAEVIALDAEGMIAEGKELAAIAPNVTVKVPMTTEGLKAVRALTDLGITTNVTLVFSGVQALLAARAGATYVSPFLGRLDDIGQNGLELISEIVEIFNAHEIPTQIIAASVRHPIHVTESARLGAHIATIPFNVIQQLSKHPLTDQGIEKFLADWNNR, encoded by the coding sequence ATGAAATTTTTTATTGATACTGCAAACATTGAACAAATTAAAGAGGCAAAGGCATTAGGAATTTTAGCTGGTGTAACTACCAATCCATCATTAGTTGCAAAAGAAGGCGTTGATTTTCACGATCGTCTGCGTGAAATTACAAGCATCGTTACAGAAGAATCTGTAAGTGCAGAAGTAATCGCGTTAGATGCAGAAGGAATGATTGCTGAAGGGAAAGAGCTTGCGGCAATTGCACCAAATGTTACTGTAAAAGTACCAATGACAACAGAAGGTCTAAAAGCTGTTCGTGCTCTAACCGATCTTGGAATTACAACAAATGTTACGCTTGTTTTCTCTGGTGTACAAGCATTGCTAGCAGCTCGTGCTGGTGCAACATACGTGTCTCCTTTCTTAGGAAGACTTGATGATATTGGTCAAAATGGACTAGAGCTTATTTCGGAAATTGTCGAAATTTTTAATGCTCATGAAATCCCAACACAAATTATTGCAGCATCTGTTCGTCACCCAATCCATGTTACTGAATCGGCTCGTCTCGGTGCTCATATTGCAACAATCCCATTTAACGTGATTCAGCAATTGTCTAAACATCCGTTAACGGATCAAGGTATTGAAAAGTTTTTAGCTGACTGGAATAACCGTTAA
- a CDS encoding TetR/AcrR family transcriptional regulator, producing MVKDPKLIKMRREQMIKGAVRLFKEKGFHKTTTREIAKESGFSIGTLYEYIGSKEDVLYLVCDAIYEEVKDRLVNQLDTSSKGITRLKRAVAAYFQVIHDMQDEVLVMYQEAKSLPKEALSYVLKKEMEMTEMIEVILRDSLHEEAISLEENELKLMAHNILVQAHMWTFRRWSIQKMYGLKEYTELQIEQLLHGVYRPT from the coding sequence ATGGTGAAAGATCCGAAATTAATTAAAATGCGTCGAGAACAAATGATAAAAGGCGCTGTACGTTTATTTAAAGAAAAAGGTTTCCATAAAACAACGACGAGAGAGATTGCCAAAGAATCTGGCTTTAGCATTGGTACGCTCTATGAATACATCGGCTCAAAGGAAGATGTTCTTTACCTAGTATGTGATGCTATTTATGAAGAGGTAAAAGATCGCCTAGTCAATCAGCTTGATACGAGTAGTAAAGGAATTACTCGCTTGAAAAGGGCTGTTGCAGCTTATTTTCAAGTTATTCATGATATGCAGGATGAAGTACTAGTCATGTACCAAGAAGCAAAGTCACTCCCAAAAGAGGCGCTTTCTTATGTATTGAAGAAAGAAATGGAAATGACGGAAATGATCGAAGTCATTCTTCGTGACTCATTACATGAAGAGGCTATTTCGTTAGAGGAAAACGAATTGAAGCTAATGGCACATAACATTTTGGTGCAGGCACATATGTGGACATTTAGAAGATGGTCGATCCAAAAAATGTACGGCTTAAAAGAATATACAGAGTTACAAATAGAACAGCTGCTTCATGGAGTCTATCGTCCTACTTAA
- the rpoE gene encoding DNA-directed RNA polymerase subunit delta — MSLQAMDREELLEMSMVEIAFEIMKESKQPFDYYELAKQVAAMKEMSQQELDERIANLYTDMNIDGRFHSLGDNRWGLKSWYPLEQAEEEITTPVKPRKKAKAKADLDDIDTLDDDFEDFEDEYEDLEDELDEIADADDSDVDVDEFDDTDEIDDIDSDDDSDDDDSDLDDEDDLR; from the coding sequence GTGAGTTTACAAGCAATGGATCGAGAAGAATTGCTAGAAATGTCAATGGTTGAAATTGCGTTTGAAATTATGAAAGAGTCAAAACAACCGTTTGATTACTACGAACTTGCTAAACAAGTTGCAGCAATGAAAGAAATGTCACAACAGGAATTAGACGAGCGTATCGCTAACCTTTATACCGATATGAATATTGACGGCAGATTTCATTCTCTTGGAGATAACCGTTGGGGGTTAAAGAGCTGGTATCCACTTGAGCAAGCTGAAGAGGAAATTACGACTCCTGTTAAGCCACGTAAAAAAGCGAAGGCAAAGGCAGACCTTGATGATATTGATACGTTGGATGATGACTTCGAAGATTTCGAAGATGAGTATGAAGACTTAGAAGATGAGCTTGATGAAATTGCTGATGCTGATGACAGCGATGTAGATGTCGATGAATTTGACGATACGGACGAAATAGATGATATTGATTCTGATGATGACTCTGATGACGACGACAGTGATCTTGATGATGAGGACGATTTACGTTAA
- a CDS encoding UDP-N-acetylglucosamine 1-carboxyvinyltransferase — MDKLMIEGGYPLEGTVQISGAKNSAVALIPAAILADSLVTIDNLPEISDVHLLAELLQEIGGDVTLGKHEITVNPENMIAMPLPNGRVKKLRASYYLMGAMLGKFKKAVIGLPGGCNLGPRPIDQHIKGFEALGARVTNEQGAIYLRADELRGARIYLDVVSVGATINIMLAAVKAKGQTIIENAAKEPEIIDVATLLTSMGAKIKGAGTNVIRIDGVESLSGCRHSIIPDRIEAGTYMILAAAMGQKVLIDNIIPYHVESLIAKLREMGVTIEVSDDQLLIHNSREKKGVDIKTLVYPGFPTDLQQPFTSLLTQAEGTSIVTDTIYNARFKHIDELRRMGANVKVEGRSAIINGKTKLQGARVRASDLRAGAALVVAGLLAEGVTEISGLEHIDRGYANLEEKLKGLGAKIWREKMSEEELEQVKS; from the coding sequence ATGGATAAATTAATGATTGAAGGCGGATACCCTCTTGAGGGGACAGTACAAATAAGTGGAGCCAAAAACAGCGCAGTAGCGTTAATTCCTGCGGCTATTTTGGCGGATTCACTTGTAACAATTGACAATCTACCAGAAATTTCGGATGTTCATTTACTTGCTGAACTACTGCAAGAAATTGGTGGAGATGTGACGCTAGGGAAGCATGAAATTACAGTTAATCCTGAGAACATGATTGCAATGCCACTTCCAAATGGCCGTGTAAAAAAACTACGAGCATCCTATTATTTAATGGGTGCTATGTTAGGAAAATTTAAAAAAGCAGTTATTGGACTTCCTGGAGGTTGTAATTTAGGGCCGAGACCGATTGATCAGCATATAAAAGGCTTTGAAGCGTTAGGCGCTCGAGTCACAAACGAACAAGGTGCAATCTATTTGCGTGCAGACGAACTTCGTGGTGCTCGCATTTATTTGGACGTTGTTAGTGTTGGTGCAACGATCAACATTATGCTAGCGGCTGTTAAAGCAAAAGGACAAACGATTATAGAAAACGCAGCGAAAGAACCAGAGATTATTGATGTTGCTACATTACTGACAAGTATGGGAGCGAAAATCAAGGGCGCAGGTACAAATGTGATCCGAATCGATGGGGTTGAATCGCTATCAGGCTGCAGACATTCGATTATACCAGATCGAATTGAAGCAGGAACCTATATGATCTTAGCTGCAGCAATGGGGCAGAAGGTATTGATTGATAACATCATTCCATACCATGTTGAATCATTGATTGCCAAACTAAGAGAAATGGGTGTAACAATTGAAGTGAGTGATGACCAGTTGTTAATACATAACAGCAGGGAGAAAAAAGGTGTTGATATTAAAACGCTTGTCTACCCAGGTTTTCCGACAGATCTTCAACAGCCATTCACAAGCTTACTAACTCAAGCAGAAGGCACAAGCATTGTTACAGATACGATTTACAATGCGCGGTTTAAACATATTGATGAACTAAGAAGAATGGGTGCCAATGTAAAAGTAGAAGGACGCTCAGCCATTATAAATGGAAAAACAAAGCTTCAGGGCGCAAGAGTACGCGCAAGTGATCTTCGTGCCGGAGCAGCCCTCGTGGTTGCTGGTCTCCTTGCCGAAGGAGTAACCGAAATCTCCGGTCTCGAGCACATCGACCGCGGCTATGCCAATCTCGAAGAAAAACTAAAAGGACTCGGAGCCAAAATCTGGCGCGAAAAAATGTCCGAAGAAGAACTAGAACAGGTGAAAAGCTAA